GTTTCAGATTGCCGAGCAGTCTTCACGCGGGCAAAAGGGTTTTATCGGCATGCCGCCGATTTTAAAAGAAATTGTTGAGCGGATTGATCATCTGTTTCAGCAGGATAATCCATCCGAAGTCACCGGCGTGGCAACAGGATTTTTAGATCTTGATCGCATGACTTCTGGCATGCAGGCGGGTGATTTAATTATTGTGGCGGGCCGCCCTTCCATGGGTAAAACGGCGTTTTCAGTGAATATTGCCGAGCACGTGGGGATTGAACTTAAGCTGCCAGTGGCGATTTTTTCTATGGAAATGGGCGCAACCCAGCTGGGGATGCGTATGGTTGGCTCGATCGGGCGGATTGATCTGCACAAGCTTAAAACCGGCCGTTTTGAAGATGAGGATTGGGTGCGCCTCACCCACGCCGTGGGCCGCATGAATGAAGCGCCGATTTTTATTGAAGAAACCGGCTCACTAACTGCCTTGGATATCCGCACCAAGGCGCGACGTTTAGCGCGGCAATGTGGTGGCCAGCTTGGGCTAATTGTGATCGATTATTTGCAACTGATGGCTGGGCGGGCAGGGGCAAAGGATCAAAACCGCGCGACTGAGCTGGGCGAAATTTCCCGTGGTTTGAAATCATTGGCTAAAGAGCTGAAAGTGCCGATTATTGCACTCTCACAGCTTTCCCGCTCGGTAGAACAGCGCACCGATAAGCGCCCAATGATGTCAGATTTGCGTGAATCCGGTGCGATTGAGCAGGATGCTGATTTGATCTTGTTTATGTACCGCGATGAATATTACAACCCAGATACCCAATTTAAAGGCCTTGCCGAATGTATTATCGGTAAGCACCGTAATGGCCCTGTGGGCAAGATTCCACTGGTATTTGTTGGCCAGCATTCGCGCTTTGAAAACGCGCTGGTCCGTCCAGATGGCTGGTCGAGTGATCTTGAGTAAAAGGTGAGCAGGGCTGGCAGAGATGCCAGCCCTTGTGGCACTAAAGCCAAAAAGACCTTTTTAGTGCCTTCGGCATGTTGATTTAGGTGCGGGCGTCCGGCTGGACCTTCCTTTCTTGCGTCGCCAAGAAACGAAGCCAAAGAAGGCGACCTCTAAAACACGAAAGCCCCTCGCTGCGGACAATCGGGGTGGCGTCAATTCAACTCGCTACGCTCAAACACGAATTAACGACGGCTCCACCGCGCTTGTTCCTCGCTCGGCGTGTTTTCAGGGGAGGGTAAAAGCCCCGTGTGCAGAGCGTAGTTGTTGTGTTTTTTCGTTGTTTGCGGATGAAAAAACAAAGTGGCTAGCACATATGGGGTTGCAGTCGCCCTACGCTGCTATACAACTATGCTGCCA
This genomic interval from Iodobacter fluviatilis contains the following:
- the dnaB gene encoding replicative DNA helicase, with translation MTEHRNLDHAMTQLENIRMPPHSVEAEQSVLGGLMLDNSSFDKIADTLFEADFYRDDHRRIFAVIAKLVELGRPADVITVAEALDTHEELSYVGGLAYLGSLVQNTPSAANIRRYGEIVREKSVMRQLASVATDIADAAYSPSGREASELLDQAESAVFQIAEQSSRGQKGFIGMPPILKEIVERIDHLFQQDNPSEVTGVATGFLDLDRMTSGMQAGDLIIVAGRPSMGKTAFSVNIAEHVGIELKLPVAIFSMEMGATQLGMRMVGSIGRIDLHKLKTGRFEDEDWVRLTHAVGRMNEAPIFIEETGSLTALDIRTKARRLARQCGGQLGLIVIDYLQLMAGRAGAKDQNRATELGEISRGLKSLAKELKVPIIALSQLSRSVEQRTDKRPMMSDLRESGAIEQDADLILFMYRDEYYNPDTQFKGLAECIIGKHRNGPVGKIPLVFVGQHSRFENALVRPDGWSSDLE